A genomic window from Nicotiana sylvestris chromosome 11, ASM39365v2, whole genome shotgun sequence includes:
- the LOC138881110 gene encoding uncharacterized mitochondrial protein AtMg00810-like: MEASKVIDTPIAIASQLDMDESGSPVNQTMYRGIIKSLLYLTTSRPNIVFSVGLCARFLSNPKESHRKDAKRILRYRKGTQDLVMYYPSGDNFNLIKYVDVDYAGYLLDKKSTSGMAHFLGSCLILWGTR; encoded by the coding sequence atggaagcatcaaaagtgatTGACACTCCTATTGCCATTGCTAGTCAGCTGGACATGGATGAATCTGGCTCTCCTGTaaatcaaaccatgtatagaggcattattaaGTCTCTCCTATACCTCACTACCAGTAGACCTAATATTGTCTTTAGTGTGgggctatgtgcaaggtttctgtcaaatcccaaggaatctcatcgGAAGGATGCCAAGAGAATTTTGAGATATCGTAAGGGAACACAGGACCTGGTCATGTATTACCCTTCAGGTGATAATTTTAATCTTATCAAGTATGTTGATGTtgactatgcaggttatcttttggacaagaaaagtacttctggaatggctcactttctAGGATCATGTCTCATCTTATGGGGCACAAGGTAG